Proteins encoded within one genomic window of Bacillus sp. F19:
- the hflX gene encoding GTPase HflX: protein MKENIYSGIEKVILVGCQLPKLDDEAFQYTMSELASLTKTANGEVLIQLSQKRERIHPATYIGKGKVEELIALSEELEPDLIIFNDELSPSQQRNLTAALDIKIIDRTQLILDIFATRAKSREGKLQVELAQLQYLLPRLSGQGINLSRQGGGIGTRGPGETQLETDRRHIRSRIHEIKLQLSAIVSHRNRYRERRKKNQAFQIALVGYTNAGKSTLFNRITDAGTFEEDLLFATLDPMTRKMTLTSGYQALLTDTVGFIQDLPTTLVAAFRSTLEEVKEADLILHVVDSSNDDYQNHEKTVYKLLDELKVTAIPVLTVYNKKDKQSIEFVPSPKAEHVLISAFSESDIGLLKQKIQSVSVEQMEPFSIEVPSSEGRLLSLIKTETMVGHFGFNEETNEYEIQGHYLPAHSIAGHIQMYNRKGSSNV, encoded by the coding sequence TTGAAAGAGAACATATATTCTGGAATCGAAAAAGTCATTCTGGTTGGCTGTCAGCTGCCTAAATTAGATGACGAGGCCTTTCAATATACAATGAGTGAGCTCGCTTCATTAACGAAAACGGCAAACGGTGAAGTTCTGATCCAGCTGTCTCAAAAAAGAGAAAGAATTCATCCAGCTACATACATAGGAAAAGGCAAAGTGGAGGAGCTGATTGCTCTTTCAGAAGAACTTGAACCGGACTTAATAATATTTAACGATGAGCTTTCCCCAAGCCAGCAGCGTAATCTGACGGCTGCACTTGATATAAAGATAATAGACCGGACGCAATTAATACTTGATATTTTTGCGACTCGTGCAAAGTCAAGAGAAGGTAAACTTCAAGTTGAGCTTGCGCAGCTTCAATACTTATTGCCGAGACTTAGCGGACAAGGCATAAACCTTTCCCGTCAAGGAGGCGGTATTGGAACAAGAGGGCCGGGTGAAACTCAGCTAGAAACCGACAGAAGGCACATTCGAAGCAGAATACATGAAATTAAACTTCAGCTTTCTGCCATTGTCAGCCACCGTAATCGGTACCGCGAGAGACGGAAGAAAAATCAGGCATTCCAAATTGCCCTCGTTGGCTATACCAATGCAGGCAAATCCACTCTTTTTAACAGAATTACAGATGCAGGCACATTTGAAGAGGATTTGCTTTTTGCTACATTAGATCCTATGACCAGAAAAATGACACTGACTTCGGGGTATCAAGCCCTGCTTACAGATACGGTTGGATTTATTCAGGATTTGCCGACTACATTAGTTGCAGCATTCCGATCTACATTAGAAGAAGTAAAAGAAGCAGACCTCATTCTTCATGTTGTTGACAGTTCAAATGATGACTATCAAAATCATGAAAAAACAGTATACAAGCTTCTTGATGAATTGAAGGTTACTGCCATCCCGGTCCTGACTGTATACAACAAAAAAGATAAGCAGTCAATTGAGTTCGTTCCATCGCCAAAAGCTGAGCATGTTTTGATCAGTGCATTCAGCGAGAGTGACATCGGTCTACTTAAACAGAAGATCCAATCTGTTTCAGTCGAGCAAATGGAGCCATTCAGCATTGAAGTCCCTTCGAGTGAAGGCAGACTCCTATCCCTTATTAAGACTGAAACGATGGTCGGACATTTTGGATTTAATGAAGAAACAAATGAATACGAAATACAAGGACACTATTTGCCCGCACACTCAATTGCCGGGCATATACAGATGTACAACAGAAAGGGCAGCAGCAATGTTTAA
- a CDS encoding methionine gamma-lyase family protein translates to MFKQLKFGEKISQLSNQVEEKIGQIHKKIDERMELNQYRVLKSYRDHKVSDSHFIPSTGYGYDDHGRDTLEKIYADVFGGEAGLVRPQIISGTHAISIALFGVLRPFDELLYITGKPYDTLEEIVGIRGSGVGSLSEFKIGYKAVDLKEDGSVDFEAVRAAITDKTKMIGIQRSKGYATRPSYTIAEIKEMIDFVKSIKNDLIVFVDNCYGEFVEELEPCHAGADLMAGSLIKNPGGGLAKTGGYLVGRTDLIEACSYRMTSPGIGAEAGASLYSLQEMYQGFFLAPHVVAQALKGAVFTAAILEMAGLNTNPSWDAVRTDLIQSVQFNQADLMIAFCQAIQYASPINSHVTPYPSYMPGYENDVIMAAGTFIQGASIELSADGPLRAPFTAYVQGGLTYSHVKIAICSAIDHLLQKGLIHL, encoded by the coding sequence ATGTTTAAACAACTAAAATTTGGTGAGAAAATATCACAGCTATCTAATCAGGTAGAAGAAAAAATAGGACAGATTCATAAAAAGATCGACGAAAGAATGGAACTAAATCAGTACCGTGTGCTGAAAAGCTACAGAGATCACAAAGTAAGCGATTCGCATTTTATTCCTTCAACAGGTTACGGGTATGATGACCATGGGCGGGATACGCTGGAGAAAATTTACGCAGATGTCTTTGGAGGCGAGGCGGGGCTTGTGCGTCCTCAGATCATTTCAGGCACGCATGCAATCTCCATTGCTTTGTTTGGAGTCCTCCGCCCTTTTGACGAGCTCCTTTACATAACCGGAAAGCCATACGATACGCTTGAAGAGATTGTCGGAATTCGGGGGAGCGGAGTCGGTTCGCTCAGTGAATTTAAAATCGGTTATAAGGCAGTGGATTTAAAAGAAGATGGAAGCGTTGATTTTGAAGCTGTCAGAGCGGCAATCACGGATAAGACAAAAATGATCGGCATTCAGCGTTCTAAAGGTTATGCAACAAGGCCATCCTACACAATTGCTGAAATAAAAGAAATGATCGATTTTGTAAAATCAATTAAGAATGATCTGATCGTTTTTGTTGATAATTGCTACGGGGAATTTGTTGAGGAGCTGGAACCCTGCCATGCAGGTGCGGACTTAATGGCGGGTTCTCTCATTAAAAATCCCGGAGGAGGACTTGCCAAGACAGGCGGTTATTTAGTGGGAAGAACGGATTTAATTGAGGCATGCTCATACAGAATGACATCACCGGGCATCGGAGCAGAAGCAGGTGCTTCCTTATATAGTCTTCAGGAAATGTACCAGGGCTTTTTCCTTGCTCCGCATGTAGTCGCACAAGCTCTTAAAGGAGCAGTATTTACTGCTGCGATACTTGAAATGGCAGGACTCAATACAAATCCTTCGTGGGATGCTGTCCGGACTGATCTTATACAATCAGTTCAATTTAATCAGGCGGATTTAATGATTGCTTTTTGTCAGGCTATTCAATACGCATCCCCAATTAACTCTCACGTGACACCATATCCAAGTTATATGCCGGGGTATGAAAATGATGTCATAATGGCTGCAGGTACTTTCATACAGGGTGCAAGTATTGAACTGTCAGCTGACGGACCGCTGCGTGCGCCATTTACAGCCTATGTGCAAGGCGGATTAACCTATTCTCACGTGAAAATTGCCATATGCTCAGCTATAGATCATCTTCTTCAAAAAGGACTCATTCATTTATAA
- a CDS encoding MerR family transcriptional regulator produces MGDTIRRTMPLFPIGIVMQLTELSARQIRYYEENGLIFPARTEGNRRLFSFNDVDTLLEIRSLIEQGVNMAGIKQIFSKKEERIDLPNDEQPKKVEKPDLSDAELRKLLKAELMQAGRFQRSSLRQGDMSRFFH; encoded by the coding sequence ATGGGTGATACAATTCGACGCACGATGCCCTTATTCCCGATCGGAATTGTCATGCAGTTGACAGAACTTTCTGCCAGACAAATTCGATATTATGAAGAAAATGGCCTGATTTTCCCTGCTAGAACAGAAGGAAACAGACGATTATTTTCATTTAATGATGTAGACACACTGCTTGAAATCAGAAGCCTTATTGAACAAGGCGTCAATATGGCAGGCATTAAGCAAATCTTTTCAAAGAAAGAAGAACGAATTGATTTGCCTAATGATGAACAGCCTAAAAAAGTGGAAAAACCGGATCTATCTGATGCTGAATTGCGAAAATTGCTGAAAGCTGAACTTATGCAGGCAGGGCGTTTTCAAAGGTCATCACTCAGACAGGGGGATATGTCTAGATTTTTTCACTAA
- the glnA gene encoding type I glutamate--ammonia ligase produces MAKYTKEDIVRLVQEENVKYIRLQFTDILGTIKNVEIPVSQLEKALDNKCMFDGSSIEGFVRIEESDMYLFPDIDTFVIFPWTSEKGKVARFICDIYSPDGTPFDGDPRNNLRRMLKEMEDLGFTDFNLGPEPEFFLFKLDEKGEPTLELNDHGGYFDLAPTDLGENCRRDIVLELEEMGFEIEASHHEVAPGQHEIDFKYAGAVKACDDIQTFKLVVKTIARKHGLHATFMPKPLFGVNGSGMHMNLSLFTNGENAFYDKNSDLELSETAKHFIAGIIKHAPNFTAVTNPTVNSYKRLVPGYEAPCYVAWSAQNRSPLIRIPASRGLSTRVEVRSVDPSANPYLAMSVLLAAGLDGIKNKLAAPKPIDRNIYVMTKEERVENGIVDLPATLAQALDLLKTDEVIINALGEHLFEHFMEAKEIEWDMFRTQVHPWEREQYMSQY; encoded by the coding sequence ATGGCTAAGTATACGAAAGAAGATATTGTACGATTGGTACAAGAAGAAAACGTAAAATATATCCGTCTGCAGTTTACGGATATCCTGGGAACAATTAAAAACGTTGAGATTCCAGTAAGTCAGCTTGAAAAAGCTTTAGACAACAAATGTATGTTTGATGGATCTTCAATTGAAGGCTTCGTCCGCATTGAGGAGTCTGACATGTATCTTTTCCCTGATATCGATACATTCGTTATCTTCCCATGGACTTCTGAAAAAGGAAAAGTAGCACGTTTTATCTGTGATATTTACAGCCCGGATGGAACTCCATTTGACGGTGACCCTCGTAACAATTTAAGACGTATGCTGAAAGAAATGGAAGACTTAGGATTCACAGATTTCAATCTTGGACCTGAGCCGGAATTTTTCTTATTCAAACTTGATGAAAAAGGCGAACCTACTCTTGAACTAAACGACCATGGCGGCTACTTTGATTTAGCACCAACGGATCTTGGCGAAAACTGCCGCCGCGACATCGTGCTTGAGCTTGAAGAAATGGGCTTTGAAATTGAAGCTTCCCACCATGAGGTAGCACCTGGACAGCATGAAATTGACTTCAAATATGCTGGTGCAGTAAAAGCTTGTGACGATATCCAAACGTTTAAACTTGTTGTTAAAACAATTGCCCGCAAACATGGTCTGCATGCTACATTCATGCCAAAACCATTATTTGGTGTAAACGGATCTGGAATGCACATGAACTTATCACTATTCACAAACGGCGAAAATGCGTTTTATGACAAAAACAGCGACCTTGAATTAAGCGAAACAGCTAAACATTTCATCGCTGGCATCATTAAGCATGCACCAAACTTTACGGCTGTTACAAACCCGACAGTTAACTCATACAAACGTTTAGTTCCTGGCTACGAAGCACCTTGCTATGTTGCTTGGTCAGCACAAAACAGAAGCCCGTTAATTCGTATTCCAGCTTCACGCGGTCTAAGCACTCGCGTAGAGGTACGCAGCGTTGACCCTTCAGCTAACCCATACTTAGCAATGTCTGTATTGCTTGCAGCAGGACTTGACGGAATCAAAAACAAACTTGCAGCTCCAAAACCGATTGACCGCAACATCTATGTAATGACAAAAGAAGAGCGTGTAGAGAACGGAATCGTTGATCTTCCTGCTACACTTGCTCAAGCATTAGATCTATTAAAAACGGATGAAGTTATCATCAATGCCCTTGGCGAGCATTTGTTCGAGCACTTCATGGAAGCGAAAGAAATTGAATGGGATATGTTCAGAACTCAAGTTCACCCTTGGGAAAGAGAACAGTATATGTCTCAATATTAA
- a CDS encoding bifunctional lysozyme/C40 family peptidase encodes MQGVLKKGAKVAGTVAVLKNPLTWIIAGILLLLTSIFGIALFVSISLGGENQFESGMSGEGAGGTVQVSAEVLRYEPLIRKYAEEYGIGEYVGLIMALIQQESGGRHLDVMQSSESIGLPPGAITDPEYSIQIGVKYFADVMKQAKGDVHLAFQSYNFGNGFIGFALERGGYSKEVATQFSSMMAAKMGWYRYGDVDYVEHVLRYYDTGNGSVMVVGDGTQSFDVEEVHTIMKEFLGRPYVWGGRTPAAGGFDCSGLLEYAFAQVGVDMYGTAQSQYDKTVPVPEDQIKPGDLVFFSTYKPGASHVGMYVGDDQFINANGSNGTSYSSVQEWKGLYPFLGFRRIQ; translated from the coding sequence ATGCAAGGCGTGTTGAAGAAAGGTGCAAAAGTTGCTGGAACCGTTGCCGTTCTTAAAAACCCTCTTACGTGGATCATTGCAGGTATCCTTCTTCTTCTTACATCTATTTTCGGAATCGCTTTATTCGTTTCTATCAGTTTGGGTGGTGAGAATCAATTTGAATCTGGAATGTCAGGCGAAGGTGCAGGAGGAACAGTGCAAGTGTCGGCTGAAGTCCTTCGATATGAACCCCTCATACGGAAATATGCAGAGGAATACGGGATTGGCGAGTATGTGGGGCTAATTATGGCTCTTATTCAACAAGAATCAGGTGGAAGGCATTTAGACGTTATGCAATCGTCTGAATCGATCGGACTTCCACCCGGGGCTATCACGGACCCTGAATACTCGATTCAAATTGGTGTGAAATACTTTGCAGACGTGATGAAACAAGCTAAAGGTGATGTTCATTTAGCTTTTCAGTCATACAACTTCGGTAACGGGTTTATTGGATTTGCATTAGAACGTGGGGGCTATTCGAAAGAAGTAGCAACCCAATTTAGTTCTATGATGGCTGCTAAAATGGGCTGGTACAGATATGGTGACGTGGATTATGTTGAACATGTTCTTCGCTATTATGATACTGGAAATGGCAGTGTAATGGTTGTAGGCGACGGTACCCAATCGTTTGATGTAGAGGAAGTTCATACGATTATGAAAGAGTTTCTTGGCCGGCCTTATGTATGGGGTGGCAGAACACCAGCCGCAGGAGGTTTTGATTGTTCGGGATTGCTCGAGTACGCCTTTGCACAAGTTGGGGTCGACATGTACGGAACAGCTCAATCCCAATATGACAAAACCGTCCCGGTTCCTGAAGATCAAATTAAACCAGGGGATCTAGTCTTTTTTTCTACCTATAAGCCAGGTGCCTCTCACGTTGGTATGTATGTGGGAGATGATCAATTTATTAATGCAAATGGCAGCAATGGTACGTCTTATTCATCCGTTCAAGAATGGAAAGGCCTATATCCATTCTTAGGTTTTAGAAGGATTCAGTAA
- a CDS encoding peptidoglycan-binding protein — translation MKKKWLVAISAIALVASPLPFQTADASSENESVQMSELPPELEPILNVAPEHQPTLQQGSAGIEVEFVQVTLNHSGFETEVDGLFGAQTDEQVRQFQSEHGLAVDGIVGVETWTAMFNEHQEVIFPVEKAITYAEEALDNDDLVFSSDGVLHKDSDGKVFYSLKAQSQDLIDGGGTGTVGFYDVYQNGDVVESKPR, via the coding sequence ATGAAAAAAAAATGGTTAGTAGCAATATCCGCGATTGCACTTGTGGCCTCGCCACTTCCCTTTCAAACCGCAGACGCATCCTCAGAAAATGAATCGGTTCAAATGTCAGAGTTACCACCTGAGCTTGAACCCATTTTGAATGTAGCACCTGAACACCAGCCTACCTTGCAGCAAGGAAGTGCAGGTATAGAGGTTGAATTCGTTCAAGTAACGTTAAACCATTCTGGTTTTGAAACCGAAGTGGATGGACTGTTCGGAGCGCAAACAGATGAACAAGTGCGCCAGTTCCAGTCCGAGCATGGATTAGCTGTTGATGGAATTGTTGGTGTGGAGACATGGACTGCTATGTTCAATGAACACCAAGAAGTCATATTTCCAGTAGAAAAAGCGATTACTTATGCAGAGGAAGCCCTAGATAATGATGATCTAGTGTTTAGTAGCGATGGTGTGCTTCATAAGGACTCAGATGGAAAAGTATTTTATTCTTTGAAAGCACAAAGTCAAGATTTAATTGATGGCGGAGGTACTGGAACGGTCGGATTCTATGATGTGTATCAAAATGGAGATGTTGTGGAATCAAAACCAAGATAG
- a CDS encoding ATP-dependent DNA ligase (catalyzes the ATP-dependent formation of a phosphodiester at the site of a single-strand break in duplex DNA), whose translation MYISPMLLHKSNEAFSDLKFLTELKLDGIRITLSKFDGKVKLYTRLKNDVSSKFKELHTIDIPSGTILDGEIIVTDHKGKPNWELMMERFQSSKSLHAIQYCVFDILYYKNENMMNKPLIERKMLLESILPTDNRIAYVQHIEGHGSQYFDLIKEQGLEGIVLKKADSKYRPGTRSDQWLKVINYQYENILITGLRKKEFGVLLSFEDGSPAGLMEFMKPADRKKLYAEYKKHIQTETDDFIYLDPKLKGVVKYRNLAKKGYLRIPSFEKWTAQ comes from the coding sequence TTGTATATTTCTCCTATGTTGCTTCATAAATCGAATGAAGCTTTTTCTGATTTAAAGTTTTTAACGGAATTGAAGCTTGATGGCATCAGAATAACCCTTTCTAAATTCGATGGAAAGGTGAAATTATATACACGGCTCAAAAACGATGTAAGCTCGAAATTCAAAGAGCTGCATACGATCGATATTCCTTCCGGAACTATTCTCGATGGTGAAATTATTGTAACGGATCACAAAGGCAAACCCAATTGGGAACTAATGATGGAACGATTTCAGTCTTCAAAATCATTGCATGCCATTCAATATTGCGTGTTTGATATTTTATATTATAAGAACGAAAACATGATGAATAAGCCTTTAATTGAACGAAAAATGCTACTGGAAAGCATTCTTCCTACAGACAATAGAATTGCTTATGTGCAGCATATAGAAGGCCACGGCAGTCAATACTTTGATTTGATCAAGGAACAAGGTCTTGAAGGGATCGTTTTAAAGAAAGCTGATTCAAAGTATCGTCCTGGTACTCGCTCTGATCAATGGCTGAAAGTAATCAACTATCAGTATGAAAACATATTGATCACTGGCTTGCGCAAAAAAGAATTTGGTGTGCTGCTCTCTTTTGAAGATGGATCACCTGCTGGCTTAATGGAATTTATGAAACCAGCAGACCGAAAAAAATTATATGCGGAATATAAAAAACATATCCAGACAGAAACGGATGATTTTATTTATTTGGACCCAAAATTAAAAGGGGTTGTGAAATATCGCAACCTAGCCAAAAAGGGCTATCTACGTATCCCATCATTCGAGAAATGGACGGCACAATAA